The Cellulosimicrobium sp. ES-005 genome segment CGCCGCTCGCCGGGTACGGCGTGGACGACGGCGCGTGGCCGGCCGCGGGCGTCGTCGCGGGTATCGGGGTCGTCAGCGGGCGGCAGGTCATGGTCGTGTGCAACGACGCGACCGTGAAGGGCGGCACGTACCACCCGCTCACGGTGAAGAAGCACCTGCGCGCGCAGGAGATCGCGCTCGAGAACCGCCTGCCGTGCGTCTACCTCGTCGACTCGGGCGGCGCGTTCCTGCCCCGGCAGGCCGAGGTGTTCCCGGACCGTGACCACTTCGGCCGGATCTTCTACCACCAGGCGCGCCTCTCGGCGGCCGGGATCCCGCAGATCTCCGCGGTGCTCGGGTCGTGCACGGCCGGCGGCGCCTACGTGCCCGCGATGAGCGACGAGACGGTCATCGTGCGCAAGCAGGGCACGATCTTCCTCGGCGGCCCGCCGCTCGTGAAGGCGGCGATCGGGGAGGTCGTGACCGCGGAGGAGCTCGGGGGCGGCGAGCTCCACGCGCGTCGCAGCGGCGTCGTCGACCACCTCGCCGACGACGACGAGGACGCGCTCGACACCGTGCGCCGCATCGTCGCGACGCTCCCGCCCGACCCCGCACCCGCGTGGGACGTCGTGGCGAGCATGCCGCCCGCCGTCGGGCATGACGACGCCCGCGCCCCCGGCCAGGGGACGACGAGCGAAGGCTTGTACAGTGCCGTCCCGATCGATGTACAAGCCCCGTACGACCCGCGCGAGATCGTCGCGCGGCTCGTCGACGGCAGCCGGTTCGACGAGTTCAAGCGCGAGTACGGCGACACGCTCGTCACCGGGTTCGCGCGGATCCACGGGCACCCCGTGGGCGTCCTCGCGAACCAGGGCGTGCTGTTCGGGGCGTCGGCGCTCAAGGGAGCGCACTTCGTCGAGCTGTGCGACCAGCGCGGCATCCCCCTGCTGTTCCTGCAGAACATCTCCGGGTTCATGGTCGGCACCGACGCCGAGGCGGGAGGGATCGCGAAGGACGGCGCCAAGATGGTCACCGCCGTCGCGACGACGCGCGTCCCCAAGCTCACCGTGATCGTCGGCGGGTCGTTCGGCGCCGGCAACTACTCGATGTGCGGGCGCGCGTACTCCCCGCGCTTCCTGTGGTCCTGGCCCGCGAGCCGCATCTCCGTCATGGGCGGTCCGCAGGCCGCGTCCGTGCTGGCGACCGTCAAGCGCGACCAGCTCGCCGCGCGCGGCGAGACGTGGGACCCCGACGAGGAGGCCGCGTTCTCCGCCGGGATCCGCGCCGACTACGACGAGCACGGCAGCCCCTACTACGCGACCGCGCGCCTCTGGGACGACGGCGTGATCGACCCCGCCGACACGCGCCGCGTGCTCGGCCTCGCCCTCGGCGTGTGCGCGCGCACGCCCCTCGCCGAGACCTGGACCGGTGACCGGTTCGGCCTCTTCCGGATGTGAGCCGATGACCTCCGACACCCCCCACGAGGCGCCCGCCCGGACGGCGGACCGACCGTCCGAGCGCCCGGCGGACCAGCGCACGGACCAGCCCGGCGGCGGTCCCGGGTTCCGCACGGTCCTCGTCGCGAACCGCGGCGAGATCGCGTGCCGCGTGATCGGCACGCTGCGTCGCCTCGGCGTGCGGTCCGTCGCCGTCTTCTCCGACGCCGACGCCGACGCCCGCCACGTGCGCGAGGCGGACGTCGCCGTCCGGATCGGCCCGGCCTCCGCCGCGCGCAGCTACCTCGACGTCGAGGCGGTCGTCGCCGCGGCCGTCGCGACCGGGGCCGAGGCGATCCACCCCGGCTACGGCTTCCTGTCCGAGAACCCGGCGCTGGCCCGAGCGTGCGAGCGCGCCGGGATCGCATTCGTCGGGCCGGGCGTGGCCGCCCTGGACGCGATGGCGGACAAGCTCGCCGCCAAGCGCCTCGTCGGCGCCCGGGGCGTGCCGGTCGTGCCCGGGGCGGGCGAGCCGGGGATGTCCGACGACGACCTGCTGGCCGCCGCGCACGACGTCGGGTTCCCGCTGCTCGTCAAGCCGTCCGCCGGGGGCGGCGGCAAGGGGATGGTCGTCGTGCGGACGGCCGAGGACCTTCCGGCCGCGCTCGCGTCGGCGCGCCGGGTCGCCGCGTCGTCGTTCGGCGACGACACGCTGCTGCTCGAACGGCTCGTCGAGGCACCGCGCCACATCGAGGTGCAGGTGCTCGCCGACACGCACGGGACCGTCGTCCACCTCGGCGAGCGCGAGTGCTCGCTCCAGCGCCGCCACCAGAAGGTGGTCGAGGAGGCGCCGTCGCCGCTCCTCACCGCGGAGCAGCGCGCCCGCATGGGCGAGGCCGCGTGCGAGGTCGCGCGGTCCGTCGGGTACGTCGGCGCCGGGACGGTCGAGTTCCTCGTTCCCGCCGCGCGCCCCGACGAGTTCTTCTTCATCGAGATGAACACGCGCCTCCAGGTGGAGCACCCCGTGACCGAGATGGTCACCGGCCTCGACCTCGTCGCGCTCCAGCTGCGCGTCGCGGCGGGCGCGCCGCTCGGCGTGGCGCAGGACGACGTCGTGCTCCGCGGCCACGCCGTCGAGGCGCGCCTCTACGCCGAGTCGCCCGAGCGCGGGTTCCTCCCTGCGACCGGCTCGGTCCTGGTCTACGACGACGACGGCGTCCCCGCCGGGCCCGGCGCCTCGCCGCTGCGCCTCGACTCCGGGATCTCCGCCGGTGCGGTCGTCGGGGGTCACTACGACCCGATGCTCGCGAAGGCCGTCGCGTGGGGCGAGTCCCGCGACGAGGCTGTCGACCGGCTCGACGGGCTGCTCGCGCGGACGGTCGTGCTGGGGGTCGAGACGAACACGGCGTTCCTGCGGTCTCTGCTGGCGGACGGTGACGTGCGGGCGGGGCGGCTCGACACGGGGCTGATCGACCGGCTCGTGTCTTCCGGTTCGTCGTCGGGGTCTGTGGTCGGGTCCGGTGAGGGGTCGGGGGGTGTGCGCGCCGTCTACCATCCGCACCCTCGTTCCTCGGGCGCTCCCGCCAGGCCCGACCACGACGGCGCGCACACCCCCCGACCCCTCACCTCTGCGGTCGGCTCGCCCGCCGAGCACGGCAGCGTGCACACCCGCCGTCCCCTCGCCTCGGAGGTTGGTTCGCCCACCGAGCACGAGAGCGTGCACACCCCCCGCGTCCTCACCCCGGAGGTCGGCTCGTTGTCCGACGACGCCGCGTGGATCGATCTCGTGGCCGCGGCGCTGTTCGCGACAACCCCGCGCCGTGCCGAATCCGGGGTTGTCGACAGGTTCGCTGACGATTCGCGCGACCACCCCGGGTTCGGCGGGGCGGCGGGGACGGGCGACGACGATCCGTGGCGGGTCAGGGACGGGTGGCGGCTCAACGCGGCCGCCGCGCCGTGGCGGGTCGTGCTGGTCGATGCCGCTGGGAGTGTGCACGAGGTGCGGGTCTCCGGGTCGGCGCGGGACGCCGTCGTGCAGTGTCCGCAGGCGCGCGACACCGACGGCGGGTGGGGACCCGGCGCCGCGCGGCCGCGTGAGGTGCGGGCGTCGATCGAGCGTGACGCCGGGGACGACGGCGCGTGGTGGCTCACCGTGGACGGCGTCCGGGAGCGCGTGCGGCTGGCGCTCGACGTGCCGTCCGCCGACGGCGAGCCCGCGACGGTGTGGGTGTGGCGCGACGGGCGGACCGTCGCCCTGGCCGCCCCGGACCGGGAGCAGCGCGCCGCGCGGGCGCGGGACGAGCGCCGTCGGGCCCGCGGCGACGCGCCCGGCGCGACCGACCCCGAGGTGCGGGCCGCCATGCCCGGCACGGTGGTGACGGCTGCCGCCGACGGCGAGCCGGTCGCCGCCGGGGCCGTCCTCGTGACGGTCGAGGCCATGAAGATGGAGCACCCGCTCCTCGCCCCGCACGACGGCGTCGCCGACGTGCGCGTGCGCCCCGGCGACCTCGTGCGCCGGGACCAGGTGGTCGCTGTCGTCCACCCCCACGACTCCGGCGCGGCAGACCCCGCCGCCCCGGTCCCGCAACCCGACACCCAGGGAGCATCATGATCGAGGCCGACGTCCTGCTCGACGACGAGCAGCGGAAGCTCAGCCAGGTGGTGCGCGACTTCGCGGACAGCGTCGTCGCGCCCGCCGCCTACCGGTACGACACCGAGCGCCGACTGCCGATGGAGATCATCGCGCAGATGGGGGAGCTGGGGCTGTTCGGGCTCCCGTTCCCGCGCGAGGTCGGCGGTCAGGGCCAGGACTACGTGTCCCTGTGCCTCGCCGTCGAGGCGCTGGCGCGCGTCGACCAGTCCATCGCGGTGACGCTCGAGGCAGGCGTCGGGCTGGGGATCGTGCCGATCTTCCGGCACGGCTCGCGCGAGCAGCAGGAGCGCTGGCTGCCCGACCTCCTCGCCGGGCGGGCGCTCGCGGCGTTCGGGCTCACGGAGGCCGACGCCGGCTCGGACGCGGGCGGCACCCGCACGACCGCGCGGCTCGACGGCGACGAGTGGGTGATCGACGGCTCCAAGCAGTTCATCACCAACTCGGGGACGCCGATCACGAGCCTCGTGACGATCACGGCCGTCACGGGCGAGCACGTCAGCCAGGACGGCGAGGTGCGCAAGGAGCTGTCGAGCATCATCGTCCCCGCGGGCACGCCCGGGCTCGAGGTCGGGCCGTCGTACGACAAGGTCGGGTGGCACACGTCGGACACGCACCCCCTCACGCTCACCGACGTCCGCGTGCCCGCCGGAAACCTGCTCGGCGAGCGCGGCCGCGGGTACGCGAACTTCCTCCGCGCGCTCGACGAGGGGCGCATCGCGTTCGCCGCGCTGGCGACCGGCGCCGCGCAGGGCTGCCTCGAGGAGGCGCTGCGGTACGCGAAGGAGCGGGTCGTGTTCGGGCGGTCGATCGGCGAGAACCAGCACGTCGCCTTCACGCTCGCCCGCATGCAGGCGCGCGTCCACACCGCGCGGCTCGCGTGGCTCGACGCCGCGCAGAAGCTCGTGCGCGGCAAGCCGTTCAAGGCGGAGGCGTCGGTCGCCAAGCTCGTCGGCGGCGAGGCGGCGATGGCGAACGCGCGCGACGCGTCGCAGATCTTCGGCGGCTACGGCTTCCTCAACGAGAACCCGGTCGCGCGCCACTACCGCGACGCGAAGGTCCTGGAGGTCGGCGAGGGCACCACCGAGGTGCAGCTGATGGTCATCGCGAGGAGCCTGGGACTGGACGGCTAGGCCACGACCGACGCCGAACACGACATGAAGGACGTTATCCGCCTCTTTCCGTCCTTCATGTCGTGCTCGGCGGCGGGTGAGGTCGTTCTCGGCGGACGTCGCCGAGGCCGAGGTGAGGAGGGAGGAGCAGCATGCGCGAGGTGGTCCAGCGGGGCCTGTACTACGACGAGCTCGAGACGGGCGTGGTGTACCGCCACCGGCCCGGCCGCACGCTCACGGAGGCGGACGACGTCGTCTTCTCCACGCTCACGATGAACCACCAGGCGCTGCACCTCGACGCCGCGTGGGCCGCGACGCAGCCGTTCGGGCAGCGCCTCGTCAACTCGATGATGACGCTGTCCACGCTGGTCGGGCTGTCGGTCGGGCAGGTCACGCAGGGCACGATCGTCGCGAACCTCGGCTTCCGCGAGGTCGAGTTCCCGAAGCCGCTGTTCCACGGCGACACGCTCTACGCAGAGACGGAGGTCGTCGAGAAGCGGCTGTCGGCGTCGCGCCCGGGCCAGGGCGTCGTCACGCTGGAGCACCGCGGACTCAACCAGGACGGCGTCCTCGTCGCACGCGCCGTCCGCACCGCGCTCTTCTGGACCCGAGCCGCCCACGAGGCGGCGTCCGCCGCACCCGGGGCCGGGCACCCCGGTGCTGCCGAACCCGGGATCGCTCCCCAGCCCGGCGCCCGCGTGGGGAGGGATCCAGGGCTCGGCGGCGAGAGCGGGTCTCACGACCCCGTCCTGGAGCGCGGCGACGAGGAGGGCGCGTGGTGAGCGACGCCGTCGGCATGCCCCGCACCGTGCCCGACGACGCGGGGTCGCCCGGGTGCGGACTCGGGCCGGCGCTGTTGTTCTGCCCCGGCGACCGGCCGGACCGGTTCGGCAAGGCCGCCGAGCGTGCCGACGCCGTCATTCTCGACCTCGAGGACGCCGTCGCCGCGCCCGCGAAGGACGCCGCGCGGCGGGCGGTCGTCGAGGCGTCCGCGACGCTGGACCCGGCGCGGACGGTCGTGCGGGTCAACGCCGTCGGGACGCGCGAGCACGCGCTCGACGTCGCGGCGCTCGCGGACACGCGGCTGCGCACGGTCATGGTCGCCAAGGCCGGACCGGAGCTGCTGGGCTCGCTCGGTGCGCTCGCGGCCACCCTCCCGGGTGTCCGGGTCCTCGCGCTGTGCGAGACAGCGGCGGGCGTGCTCGCGGCGCCCGAGCTCGCCCGGCGACCCGAGGTCGTCGCGCTCATGTGGGGCGCGGAGGACCTCGTCGCGTCGCTCGGCGGGACGTCGAGCAGGCGTCCGGACGGGAAGTACCGCGACGTCGCGCGGCACGCGCGGTCCGCGGTGCTCCTCGCCGCCGGTGCCGCGGGCAAGGCCGCGGTCGACGCCGTGCACGTCGACGTCGGCGACCTCGACGGGCTGCGGGCCGAGGCCGAGGACGCCGCCGCGTCCGGGTTCGCCGCGACCGCGTGCATCCACCCGAGCCACGTCCCCGTGATCCGCGCCGCCTACGCCCCGACGCCGCAGGAGGTGGCCACGGCGCGGGCGCTGCTCGACGCGGCGGCCGCGAACCCCGGCGGCCCGGACGCCGTCTTCACGCACGACGGCCGGATGGTCGACGGCCCCGTGCTGCGCCACGCGGAGGCCGTGCTGCGCCGGGCGGCCACCTGACCGGTGCTCCCATGGGGACCGGTCCCCATGCCGGGGCGGTGCGGTGCGTCGGGGGCGCCGCATAGCCTCTCCCCGTGACCGACGTGAACGCCCCGGACCCGCAGGAGCAGCACTGGACCGAGGGCTTCCCGCACCTCGCCGACCGGGCCGCGACGCTGCTCGGCGTCGACGTCGCGACGGTCGCGCGCCACCACAAGGTCGTCCCGGGCGGGTTCCACGTGTGGACCCCGGGTCGTGGGGGCGCGCAGGCGATCGTCGGGTTCGACGGCTCGGCGTACGTGCGGGAGTCGTGCTTCACGCAGGCCCAGATGGTGGAGGCGTTCCACGCCGGTCACCGCAACGACGCGAACGCCGCGACCCTCCCGGTGAACCACGCGGCGTCGGCGGTGGCCTCGATGGTCGGGATCCTGCGCGGAGGGCCGGCGCAGCCCGCGACGCCCGTCGGCCCGAGCGAGGCCGAGCTCGCCGAGCTCGTCGGCGGCGCGTTCGAGCAGACGACGCCGGACGAGATCGCTGCACGGCTGCGCGCCCGCGGCAAGGGCGCGTTCGTCGTCGTGGGCGTGGACCGCGCGCACGGGCCGGGCCACTGGTACGTCGCGTACTTCGACGGCGAGCAGGTGCTCGCGCTCGACCCGATCGCCAACGGCCGCACCGCGTGGCCGCCGCCCGCGGCGGACGCGGTGCGCTGGTGGGCGGACGGGACGCCGACGACGGCGCCCGCGCGGGTCGTGCTCGACGTCCGGTCGGCCACGGGTCGCCGCGTGTGGACGCAGACGACGCCGTTCCTCGCCCCGACGGCGCAGTCGTTCCTGGACTGGGTCGCGACCCTGCCCGCGGAGAAGGTCGTGAAGGGCTACCAGGTCTGGCACGGCTTCTGGTGGGTCGTCCTCTCGGCGTCGGGCGACGACCTGCGCGTCGCCGTCACGGACCTCACGAAGGACGGGATCTCGACGCTCACCTGGGACGTCGACCCGATGCTCGACACCTACCGGCAGCAGCGGGAGATGGTCGCGTTCTGCAAGGTCGGCTCGAAGAGCACGCGCTTCACGGAG includes the following:
- a CDS encoding aldolase/citrate lyase family protein; amino-acid sequence: MPRTVPDDAGSPGCGLGPALLFCPGDRPDRFGKAAERADAVILDLEDAVAAPAKDAARRAVVEASATLDPARTVVRVNAVGTREHALDVAALADTRLRTVMVAKAGPELLGSLGALAATLPGVRVLALCETAAGVLAAPELARRPEVVALMWGAEDLVASLGGTSSRRPDGKYRDVARHARSAVLLAAGAAGKAAVDAVHVDVGDLDGLRAEAEDAAASGFAATACIHPSHVPVIRAAYAPTPQEVATARALLDAAAANPGGPDAVFTHDGRMVDGPVLRHAEAVLRRAAT
- a CDS encoding acyl-CoA dehydrogenase family protein, with the protein product MIEADVLLDDEQRKLSQVVRDFADSVVAPAAYRYDTERRLPMEIIAQMGELGLFGLPFPREVGGQGQDYVSLCLAVEALARVDQSIAVTLEAGVGLGIVPIFRHGSREQQERWLPDLLAGRALAAFGLTEADAGSDAGGTRTTARLDGDEWVIDGSKQFITNSGTPITSLVTITAVTGEHVSQDGEVRKELSSIIVPAGTPGLEVGPSYDKVGWHTSDTHPLTLTDVRVPAGNLLGERGRGYANFLRALDEGRIAFAALATGAAQGCLEEALRYAKERVVFGRSIGENQHVAFTLARMQARVHTARLAWLDAAQKLVRGKPFKAEASVAKLVGGEAAMANARDASQIFGGYGFLNENPVARHYRDAKVLEVGEGTTEVQLMVIARSLGLDG
- a CDS encoding biotin carboxylase N-terminal domain-containing protein, with translation MTSDTPHEAPARTADRPSERPADQRTDQPGGGPGFRTVLVANRGEIACRVIGTLRRLGVRSVAVFSDADADARHVREADVAVRIGPASAARSYLDVEAVVAAAVATGAEAIHPGYGFLSENPALARACERAGIAFVGPGVAALDAMADKLAAKRLVGARGVPVVPGAGEPGMSDDDLLAAAHDVGFPLLVKPSAGGGGKGMVVVRTAEDLPAALASARRVAASSFGDDTLLLERLVEAPRHIEVQVLADTHGTVVHLGERECSLQRRHQKVVEEAPSPLLTAEQRARMGEAACEVARSVGYVGAGTVEFLVPAARPDEFFFIEMNTRLQVEHPVTEMVTGLDLVALQLRVAAGAPLGVAQDDVVLRGHAVEARLYAESPERGFLPATGSVLVYDDDGVPAGPGASPLRLDSGISAGAVVGGHYDPMLAKAVAWGESRDEAVDRLDGLLARTVVLGVETNTAFLRSLLADGDVRAGRLDTGLIDRLVSSGSSSGSVVGSGEGSGGVRAVYHPHPRSSGAPARPDHDGAHTPRPLTSAVGSPAEHGSVHTRRPLASEVGSPTEHESVHTPRVLTPEVGSLSDDAAWIDLVAAALFATTPRRAESGVVDRFADDSRDHPGFGGAAGTGDDDPWRVRDGWRLNAAAAPWRVVLVDAAGSVHEVRVSGSARDAVVQCPQARDTDGGWGPGAARPREVRASIERDAGDDGAWWLTVDGVRERVRLALDVPSADGEPATVWVWRDGRTVALAAPDREQRAARARDERRRARGDAPGATDPEVRAAMPGTVVTAAADGEPVAAGAVLVTVEAMKMEHPLLAPHDGVADVRVRPGDLVRRDQVVAVVHPHDSGAADPAAPVPQPDTQGAS
- a CDS encoding carboxyl transferase domain-containing protein, giving the protein MTVLTSAVEPGSDAARANDAAQRALAGELRERTADVARGGPASARDRHVSRGKLLPRDRVDRLLDEGSPFLEIAPLAGYGVDDGAWPAAGVVAGIGVVSGRQVMVVCNDATVKGGTYHPLTVKKHLRAQEIALENRLPCVYLVDSGGAFLPRQAEVFPDRDHFGRIFYHQARLSAAGIPQISAVLGSCTAGGAYVPAMSDETVIVRKQGTIFLGGPPLVKAAIGEVVTAEELGGGELHARRSGVVDHLADDDEDALDTVRRIVATLPPDPAPAWDVVASMPPAVGHDDARAPGQGTTSEGLYSAVPIDVQAPYDPREIVARLVDGSRFDEFKREYGDTLVTGFARIHGHPVGVLANQGVLFGASALKGAHFVELCDQRGIPLLFLQNISGFMVGTDAEAGGIAKDGAKMVTAVATTRVPKLTVIVGGSFGAGNYSMCGRAYSPRFLWSWPASRISVMGGPQAASVLATVKRDQLAARGETWDPDEEAAFSAGIRADYDEHGSPYYATARLWDDGVIDPADTRRVLGLALGVCARTPLAETWTGDRFGLFRM